The Spodoptera frugiperda isolate SF20-4 chromosome 2, AGI-APGP_CSIRO_Sfru_2.0, whole genome shotgun sequence genome includes the window ATACGAAAATGCTGTAAGCGCATGTACCGCGCGCTTACAGCATTTTTCTATTgatacgacataagatttaatgttcaaatttaaatgacatgTTTATTGCTGGGTTGAAGCGGtgatgttaaattattatatgacCTTAAGACTTCAAGCTCAGAAGACATACTTCCAATCAATCAATCCAAGATGGTGATCACAAAACCTACGacactaaaataaacattatataacAATCACAACAATCTCACACAGAGAACAAATcacaatatttctattattattttgtgccTACAAAAGCGACATGTTAATACAATATTCCAATTAACAGATCTAATAGAAAAAGCAATATCCTGGCGAAACGTAAGGAACAAGGAGGCGTCACCAAACGTAACACGGAATAAGGACATCCGTATTCTATATTTCCTCTTATTAGGGAATATTCGTATGCAGCATTCCCTACAGTCTTATTATATACGGGATAAACAATAATAGTGATCATCAAGCACATAAAGCGATATACTAGTAGGTGTACTGAGTGACAAAAGCGCTCGTTTTCACGCAACTGTTCTTTTGTGTTTAGACTTGTCTATTTGACTGTACGATGGATTTGTGTGGGTGTGGAGGAGTTTGTATTTGTTGAAAATGTTTGTGATTTTAGAATAAGTAGATATTTCGGCCATGTAGATGGTGTGCTTTATTGCTCGAAACTCTCTCAACGTGAACAAATAGGAGGGATGATGACCGAGTACGaaaattacaaatctattttgtccgtcagttaagtaatgaaaaaatgttggactcgtttttttttattttgtaaaataaaataaaaatacttatataaaacgagTCATAGTTTAGGATTGGGAGCAAATACTTCATTTCTAGTATAAAATGTCACTTctagtataaaatgtactagAAGTGCCGTCACGGGATATTTCAATTCGATCGAATatctttaaaagtatttgtttcaaaaTCATACACTAACATATTATGGCACTTATTTATGAgagataaataaactttaaaacataattataattccaTTTTCATAAAGAACTTTATTGTCAATTCCTTTCACATTTTACCCAAACAATTTTAAAGTCATATTCAAGTTACTACTCGTATTTACTTTAAATCAGTTGCTTGATAAAAATACCAAAGTCAAAAAGTTGCATACTAATCTTTCGTTCAATCGAAATGTTCCCCTTTACCGCCGTATTCTCTTATcgtcttattaaaataaatattctgagaCGGAGAGATATTATAGCTCATCGCTAAATCCCTACTAGGGAGGATTCTCACTGAATTATGTTTTGGAAGAGAAAGCATCCATCCTCCTTTAAATGATACCTCAAATAGACTTATTATACAATTGGTtatgcattttattattaatgccGCATTTTGTATGGGTTTCTTTTGTCAGTAATGGTACGAAGTCTGGagttatgcccagtatatgagcaataggctcactaagtcttcatgaAAACTGGACGTTTGCCTCTACCTACCCTTTTGGTGATTAAAAACATCAATCGATTCTCAAGCCTGATTTAAATAGTCACACTGTATCATAGGTTCAAATTCTATTAAATGGACATCTTAAACAAACGTGCGGTCGTGCATCTTAAAATCATATCTAGTATATTATTACacaatgtttttcaattttcaaaagAACTAGATGATAATAGGAGTATCGTTATCATCATTAATGTTCCTACAGTAGTTACCTATGTATGATGTACCTTATCttagacaatatttatttaaaccatcACGTTACATTTTGTCATTATAAATTTTTACCTTTTACTTAATAGTTATGTAACTACATAACTAGGTACAAATTtcaaaaaattcaaataaaattgttgtacgGCACTTATGTGTAGAATTGTAGATATAAGATTCTTTCTAATATATTCCTACCCAACCTTGCGAAATTTAAAGTATATTAGAAAATCTGATATATATCTATATAGGACGtaagtattatacataattatatgtaggaCTCATAACATTACTGGTGAACAGTGGTTGGATGCATCATAATACCTACCTAACCCTTTGGGAATCAAAAACTGAGATGTTATGTGTCTATTAATATACCTAAGTCTAGAAACAAGAACATTATCAAAAGTAAGTAACTATAAACCACAAATAGATTGGTAGGTAAGTAGGCAGCTACTCATTATCAGAAAATGTCAGAGTTgaaattttagtaattttatttcaagagGCCTTGAGATGTTTTTGAGTCGTCCTCAAAAGTTTAGACGAGACAAAAATAGAAACTGGTGGTAGTCCCAATACTTAGAAGCAGCCCTAATAATAACGAGAgaacttctaaaaataattttacttttacataatattttttttaccgtcTACATCAACCACATTTCAACTTCATTTTCAAATAATGAACCGGTTTCTTCATTTTGGGTTATACTTAAGTATTATTACTAAGCGTcagattatacatattttagaatGGAATTTACCAAAGATAATGTCCACTTTTACCTGACCTTGTTTAGTTGTAGAACTTAGAGATGTATTTCAACTACTGTTCTCATCGGGGGCGTAGCTCAGATGGTAGAGCGCTCGCTTAGCATGCGAGAGGTACCGGGATCGATACCCGGCGCCTCCAAGTTCTCTTTTtgtaaaatcttaatttttttgttacctTTTTTTCTTCGAATATCACAAGTAATAAAGTAATGTAAACACTGCAGCAACGGAATTCAATTACCATTTgggattaaataaaaacagaaacgtgtaattcattttgttttaataacgataacaataatatagctgtctgtctgtacatgatataaaattagatttcaagaaaaatatattacgcAAATGCTGGTATGCCAGTGATACTTCTGCCTAATATCAGTGCGTGAATATCATGAGTTCCTTCATACGTGTTGACGGCCTCCAAGTTCATGACGTGTCTGATAATGTGGTACTCATCAGATACACCGTTACCTCCAAGCATGTCTCTCGCTGTTCTTGCAATTTCTAAAGCTTTTCCACAATTATTCCTCTTTAGCAAAGAAATCATTTCTGGCGCTGCTTTTCCTTCGTCCTTCAAGCGACCAACCCTCAAACAACCTTGGAAACCAAGAGCTATCTCCGTCATCATGTCCGCCATtttcttctgtataatctggtTGGCTGCGAGAGGTCTCCCAAATTGTTTCCTATCTAATGTGTACTGACGGGCGATCCGCAAACATGTTTCAGCCGCACCGAGGGCGCCCCAAGCGATCCCATATCGCGCGTTATTGAGACATCCGAACGGCCCCTTCAGGCCCACTACGTTGGGCAATAAATTGTCCTCCGGTATAGCCACTTCGTCGAGCAATATCATGCCCGTTGCCGACGCTCGCAATGAAAATTTCCCATTGATTTTAGGTGTATCGAGACCTTTTTTTACTTGCGACCTTTCTACAATGAAACCTCTGACTTTGTCTTCTTCGTTTTTAGCCCAGACGACCAGGATATCTGCAATGGGTGAGTTTGTGATCCATGTTTTTGATCCTGATAGTACGTAAGTTTTGCTCTTAGCATCGTACTTAGCCCTCGTCACTAAACCACCTGCATCACTGCCGAAGTTTGGTTCTGTTAATCCAAAACATCCCACAAGTTCTCCTGTAGCCATTCTTGGTAAATACTTTTGCTTCTGTTCTTCGGATCCATACATGTATATCGCTCCCATTGCTAGACTGCTTTGAACACTCATAGCTGACCGGTAAGCTGAGTCAATTCCATCCAACTCCCTGGTCATCAATCCGTATGTTACCGATGAAACACCGGCACAGCCGTACCCCTTAATAGTGCATCCAAGTGCTCCCAACTCTCCCAGCTCCTTATAAATTGTTCTATCAAAGACTTCATTTCTGTTCGCTTCGATTATTCTCGGCAATAACTTCTCGTTGCAATAAGCTCTGAACGAGTCCCTTATCGCTTTCTCGTCGTCATGTAATTGTCCATCTAAATTCAAGGGATCCTCCCAGTTGAACGTAGTTTTTGCGGTTTTTGCGCTTGTAGTTGACAATGCTCGAATATTTGCACTGTTTTTACACAATGACAACAATTTAGTGGACACTGACACAGCCATTGCTAATGATTACACTGTTCGACACAAATAAAGTGGTTCGACGCTCACAATCAGTTGTTTACTGTTTCTTGTTTGTTACAAACTGTGACACTAACGCTTTGCACTGCGTATTATTTTATCACGAGTCTGTACAACTGCGTTCCCATTTACGAATGCGATTAAATTCTTGAAATGGAAACTTTTACACTGTTTTTGTGATGAATTTGTAAAAATACATAACCTCTCCAGTGAGCGGAGACGacgatattattaaaatagcgTTCCGCTGCTATCTTCGTATCATTGAACTTCACGTCATTTGTTGCGTAGCTGTGTTACTCACGCGCCTGTGTGGGTCAGTTATCTAATTTCCATGCGAGTATTTTGTGGGTGTGTCTACGTAATTCACGACCTTATTTAGAAAGAAATAAGATTGTTATTGGCTGGTGGAAATTATGAGAATGttgtttgactttgacttgttatttgtcttatttttatCAGCATACAAGCACACTGTTTTTAATCTGTTTAATGATACTAATACAGGTGAAGTTTCAATACACTTTTGCTTTTCGCAAATATGCCTAACTTATTATCTAACAAGGTCAAATCAAAACAACGTGTAATTATTATCACgtacatatgtataggtacGATAGGTACCTAAGCATTCAAGCACTACTAAGCCTACCTATTAaagatatgaaaatattattttatatcaatgcgctgtttttttttttttttttttgatgcaATCTAAATGTTGCAGACCAGTTAATAGTTTGACAAATAATAcatcatattatgtattatgtacctacgttaGGTAATGTATGAAACGCATTAAGCATCTACATtagttagtattatttttaattaaatatatctatTACTTATTGACTTTTAGTACATTTCATcgaattttaatatacattatgTCGCAGTTTATTAAACTGACAGGTAAAATTAGGAACTGTTTTGTAGccaatttgtaaaaaataattcactTGTTTCACTTGTATatagttacatattatatttaaaaatgtgctTTTTCTAGTTTAACATTATACATTTCATACAATTCCTCGTTGAATAGAAGTAATCAAGTAATACACCTACACACGCTACGGGTAGATATATctcttataaaaatatcgtaGCAATCCTACGTTATATTGCAAGacacattcataaaaatatcaggCGTCAATAGAAGTACGATGTACCTACGCGTCTCTGGTTTCCCTTTCAATCCATGTTAATGcatcttcatttatttataatcttataatatacataccttCATAGCTATAGAATATACCGtattatataatacaaatatatattttagtatctGATAGATTTTTTCTATGAAGTATTTTACCCAAGCCCAACACT containing:
- the LOC118269285 gene encoding glutaryl-CoA dehydrogenase, mitochondrial, whose amino-acid sequence is MAVSVSTKLLSLCKNSANIRALSTTSAKTAKTTFNWEDPLNLDGQLHDDEKAIRDSFRAYCNEKLLPRIIEANRNEVFDRTIYKELGELGALGCTIKGYGCAGVSSVTYGLMTRELDGIDSAYRSAMSVQSSLAMGAIYMYGSEEQKQKYLPRMATGELVGCFGLTEPNFGSDAGGLVTRAKYDAKSKTYVLSGSKTWITNSPIADILVVWAKNEEDKVRGFIVERSQVKKGLDTPKINGKFSLRASATGMILLDEVAIPEDNLLPNVVGLKGPFGCLNNARYGIAWGALGAAETCLRIARQYTLDRKQFGRPLAANQIIQKKMADMMTEIALGFQGCLRVGRLKDEGKAAPEMISLLKRNNCGKALEIARTARDMLGGNGVSDEYHIIRHVMNLEAVNTYEGTHDIHALILGRSITGIPAFA